AGTATCCTTGTGCCCCTCTCCCCCTCTGCTACGAGGGCGGCGTCCTCTAGCCGGCCTATAGCAGCGTAGCAGTCCATGCAGCCGGCTCTGGCGCGGGCCTCCACGAACTCTACAGCTGCCTCCACCTTTGGGCCCATACTGCCCGGCGGGAACTCGCCCTCCTCGAGGAGGCGCCGGGCCTCGCTGGCTGTCAGCCTCTCTAGGGGCTTTTGGCCCGGCCTGCCGTAGTTCCTGTAGACGTAGGGCACGTCGGTGAGTATGAGGAGCGCCTGGGCCCCGAGAGCCTGGGCTAGGAGGCTAGAGGCATAGTCCTTGTCCACGACGGCCTCTACGCCGTGGAGCCATGCTCTGCTCCGGACCACGGGCACGCCGCCGCCCCCTGCAGCTATCACAACGTAGCCCGCCTCGAGCAGCGTCCTGACAGCCTCGAGCTCTACTACGCTGGCTGGCCGGGGGCTCGGGACTACGCGGCGGTAGCCGCCCCGAGGGTCCGGGCGGAACACCCAGCCCGTCTCCCTGGCGAGGCGCTCAGCCTCGTCGCGTGCGTAGTAGGGGCCTATGGGCTTGCTCGGCTCCCGGAACGCGGGGTCGCTGCGGCTTACGAGCACCTGGGTCACGAGCGCCGCCACCCGGCGGGGCCTCCCACGCTCCTCCAGAGCGTTCCCTATGGCCTGCTGGAGCATGTAGCCGAGCCATCCCTGCGTCATAGCCACGGCCACGTCCATGGAGAGTGGCTCTCCAGGGCTGCGTGAGGCCCTGTACATCCACTCCAGGAGCGCACCCACCTGCGGCCCGTTGCCATGCGTCACTACCACCCTGTAGCCCTTCTCGACGAGCCCTGCGACAGCCTCAGCGGCTATCCTTACGCTGCGCCACTGGCTACTAAGCCCCTCACCCTTCCTCGCGAAGGCGTTACCCCCGAGTGCGACCACGAGAAGCCTGTCCATAGCCGTGTGACACCTTACTGTAACACGTTGCGGCCACAGTATAGCTCCGATGGCACAGC
The window above is part of the Pyrodictium abyssi genome. Proteins encoded here:
- the arcC gene encoding carbamate kinase, with the protein product MDRLLVVALGGNAFARKGEGLSSQWRSVRIAAEAVAGLVEKGYRVVVTHGNGPQVGALLEWMYRASRSPGEPLSMDVAVAMTQGWLGYMLQQAIGNALEERGRPRRVAALVTQVLVSRSDPAFREPSKPIGPYYARDEAERLARETGWVFRPDPRGGYRRVVPSPRPASVVELEAVRTLLEAGYVVIAAGGGGVPVVRSRAWLHGVEAVVDKDYASSLLAQALGAQALLILTDVPYVYRNYGRPGQKPLERLTASEARRLLEEGEFPPGSMGPKVEAAVEFVEARARAGCMDCYAAIGRLEDAALVAEGERGTRILPG